One part of the Parabacteroides distasonis ATCC 8503 genome encodes these proteins:
- a CDS encoding arsenate reductase ArsC codes for MRVLILCTGNSCRSQMAHGILQSLDDTIEVCSAGTHPVEQVNPNAIAVMREIGIDISEHTPTDVRQYLTQEWDYVITVCGNANETCPVFAGHVKHRLHIGFDDPSDVTGTPDFIKNEFRRVRDNIKMKFYDFYLHIKGHC; via the coding sequence ATGAGAGTATTGATACTTTGTACAGGAAATAGTTGCCGCAGTCAGATGGCTCATGGCATTTTGCAATCATTGGATGATACGATTGAGGTCTGTTCGGCAGGCACACATCCTGTTGAACAAGTAAACCCTAATGCCATAGCGGTAATGCGTGAAATAGGCATAGACATATCCGAACATACTCCCACAGATGTAAGGCAATACCTTACCCAAGAATGGGATTATGTAATAACGGTATGCGGAAATGCCAATGAAACCTGCCCGGTATTTGCAGGACATGTCAAACATCGCTTGCACATCGGCTTTGACGACCCTTCCGATGTAACAGGAACACCCGATTTTATTAAAAACGAGTTCCGTAGAGTACGAGATAATATCAAGATGAAATTCTATGATTTTTATCTTCACATTAAGGGTCATTGCTGA
- the tnpB gene encoding IS66 family insertion sequence element accessory protein TnpB → MLYQKRLESGTFELPRFKPDEGLCKLQWETFFMIIRGIPLRSRRLRKRFKI, encoded by the coding sequence ATCTTATACCAGAAACGATTGGAAAGCGGCACTTTTGAACTGCCCCGTTTTAAGCCGGACGAAGGGCTATGTAAGCTTCAATGGGAAACTTTCTTCATGATAATCAGGGGTATCCCATTGCGTAGCAGACGGTTAAGGAAACGCTTTAAAATATAG
- the tnpC gene encoding IS66 family transposase: MNYGRIITMLEEQLRFSKTQNAQLIEQNARQAELISRMASQIETLTASVHSLEQALLSRDASLEQALVTKRALGKLISNKSEKIVTAPPPCSPSDETPPKKVAPSAKERGNNNAKRKEHFDLEVREHDIYPSRSGFQPELGKFLKTVDSIRYELVPPRFIKHIHHLHYYRYRGNIIYGNLPATPLLNSSYDASFIAGILQLRYIYSMPVERIIKFFGESGFDINKSTAHGLIKKTAWLFDSLEQALGEAVRQDEYLHMDESYYTVLEKGSKSSTGKASRKVYIWAALASHLRLVHFFNENGSRARKVLTQYIKPDYRGAIQTDGLGDYKILETDEYPHAVRLACFQHCKRKFLDIKENKDAREVIEIINKLYQKEHEMPAGYSPRQIMKYKKKHASPILNELKRKLLAIQAEKSTLPKSSLGKAVNYALKEYPALSNYILAPEYELDNNAIERINRYISLSRRNSLFCGSHQGVKRAALIYSLACSCRMNNINTFEYFKELLNKAVSLNPNTDKNVLRELLPDKWKKR; this comes from the coding sequence ATGAATTACGGGCGGATAATAACCATGTTGGAAGAACAGTTGCGCTTTTCTAAAACTCAGAACGCGCAACTCATCGAACAAAACGCAAGACAGGCAGAACTGATCAGCCGGATGGCTTCTCAGATCGAGACATTGACCGCGTCCGTTCATTCACTCGAACAGGCTTTACTATCCAGGGACGCTTCCCTGGAACAGGCATTGGTTACTAAACGTGCGTTAGGAAAATTAATAAGCAATAAATCAGAAAAGATTGTTACAGCTCCACCTCCCTGTTCGCCATCAGATGAGACACCCCCAAAAAAAGTAGCCCCCTCCGCCAAGGAGCGTGGTAACAATAACGCCAAGCGCAAGGAGCATTTTGACTTGGAGGTGCGGGAACACGACATTTATCCTTCACGGTCCGGTTTCCAGCCTGAGCTTGGCAAGTTCCTGAAAACCGTAGACTCCATCCGCTATGAGCTCGTTCCTCCCCGTTTTATCAAACATATCCATCACCTGCATTATTATCGATACCGGGGAAATATCATATATGGCAATCTTCCTGCCACGCCCCTGCTCAATTCCTCTTATGACGCCTCCTTTATTGCCGGCATACTACAACTGCGTTATATCTACTCCATGCCGGTGGAAAGGATTATCAAGTTTTTCGGTGAAAGCGGTTTTGATATAAACAAATCCACCGCGCACGGACTGATAAAAAAAACAGCGTGGTTGTTCGACTCTCTGGAGCAGGCCCTGGGGGAGGCGGTCCGTCAGGATGAATATCTGCATATGGACGAGAGCTATTACACGGTATTGGAAAAGGGAAGCAAGTCCTCTACGGGGAAAGCCTCTCGCAAGGTCTATATCTGGGCGGCCCTGGCCAGTCATCTGAGGCTGGTCCACTTCTTCAATGAGAATGGTTCCCGTGCCAGAAAGGTCTTAACCCAATATATAAAACCGGATTATCGGGGAGCCATTCAAACGGATGGTCTGGGAGATTATAAAATACTGGAGACGGACGAATATCCACACGCCGTGCGTCTGGCATGCTTTCAGCATTGTAAACGAAAGTTCCTTGACATTAAAGAAAACAAGGATGCCCGAGAAGTCATAGAAATCATCAATAAGCTCTATCAAAAGGAACACGAGATGCCCGCGGGATACTCACCGCGGCAGATAATGAAATACAAAAAGAAGCACGCCTCTCCTATATTAAATGAATTAAAGCGGAAACTGCTGGCCATACAAGCGGAGAAGTCGACCTTGCCTAAAAGCTCTTTGGGGAAAGCGGTGAATTATGCCCTCAAGGAATATCCCGCGTTGTCGAATTATATACTTGCGCCGGAATACGAGCTGGACAACAATGCGATTGAGAGAATAAACCGGTACATCAGTTTGAGTAGAAGAAACTCACTCTTCTGTGGAAGTCATCAGGGCGTAAAGAGAGCCGCACTGATATATTCACTGGCATGCTCATGCAGGATGAACAATATCAATACTTTTGAATACTTTAAAGAATTACTCAACAAGGCTGTCTCACTGAATCCGAATACCGATAAAAATGTGTTGAGAGAATTACTGCCCGACAAATGGAAAAAAAGATAG
- a CDS encoding fimbrial protein, with product MIACVFAACSNEDDPIVGPDQPQTGENNATLTISVKNVARSLTKAAAEGTQTENEAKITNLTVALYDAETRALVASTSDIANEDAAADNDEVQFAGLTEGAQLRAIAFANMPEISLAGTTIDNFVSPVYTMPAAGFAENYLPMSSGLSDPFTLQAGKNYYGYTKTAGEGEHILVADPLYLIRNVARIDFTGLSLDMTRAAKDVYVEGIATIVPECVFIMHGRTKSNAADMGNGNSWWNVVSNTVWGNVSATYAANATDYASGYRGDFVNDDAMFTNMRGSIIEGYKASLPATALVQNIATEDGVSATITIAPKFYVFENPQVKAAREMNGAENFKPEDLATEIVVKGTYKLENAKKSGSDAVYNYAEKTAYWPIKIAATNEMAAATAEYLKDGKIHRNIIYSIDATLAGRGYDDPTVPPTDFVELFVKTKVLDWGSANQSSVVE from the coding sequence ATGATCGCTTGCGTGTTCGCGGCGTGTTCAAACGAGGATGATCCTATCGTAGGACCGGATCAACCGCAAACAGGGGAAAATAACGCAACACTGACTATTTCTGTGAAAAATGTGGCTAGAAGTTTGACTAAAGCTGCAGCGGAGGGGACACAGACTGAAAATGAAGCTAAAATTACAAACTTAACAGTTGCTCTTTATGATGCTGAAACTAGAGCGCTTGTCGCTTCAACCTCTGATATTGCCAATGAGGATGCTGCTGCGGATAATGATGAGGTTCAATTTGCCGGACTGACAGAAGGTGCGCAATTACGTGCTATCGCATTTGCTAATATGCCTGAAATCTCACTGGCTGGTACAACAATTGACAACTTTGTATCTCCTGTATATACGATGCCAGCTGCCGGATTCGCAGAAAACTATTTACCAATGAGTAGTGGTTTGTCTGATCCATTCACTTTACAAGCAGGTAAAAACTATTATGGATATACTAAAACAGCGGGAGAAGGTGAACATATTCTTGTAGCAGATCCCTTGTACTTGATAAGAAATGTAGCGCGCATTGATTTTACGGGACTTAGCTTAGACATGACTAGAGCTGCAAAAGATGTATACGTTGAAGGAATTGCGACGATTGTACCAGAATGTGTATTCATCATGCATGGGCGGACGAAGTCCAATGCAGCAGATATGGGTAATGGCAATAGCTGGTGGAATGTCGTTAGCAATACCGTATGGGGTAATGTGTCCGCAACTTATGCTGCTAATGCTACAGATTATGCTTCAGGTTATAGAGGAGATTTCGTGAATGATGACGCTATGTTTACGAATATGAGAGGTTCTATTATTGAAGGATACAAGGCCAGTTTACCAGCCACCGCATTGGTACAGAATATCGCAACTGAAGATGGTGTGTCTGCGACTATCACAATCGCCCCTAAATTCTATGTGTTCGAAAATCCCCAAGTTAAGGCTGCTCGTGAAATGAATGGTGCTGAAAATTTCAAACCAGAGGATCTTGCAACTGAAATTGTAGTTAAAGGTACTTATAAGCTCGAAAATGCTAAAAAGAGCGGAAGTGATGCAGTATACAACTATGCGGAGAAAACAGCATATTGGCCTATTAAAATTGCTGCGACGAATGAAATGGCAGCAGCTACGGCTGAGTATTTAAAGGATGGAAAGATCCATCGTAATATAATTTACAGTATTGACGCAACTTTAGCCGGTAGAGGATATGATGATCCTACTGTTCCTCCAACAGACTTTGTTGAGTTGTTTGTTAAGACAAAGGTTCTTGATTGGGGTAGCGCAAATCAATCTTCAGTTGTCGAATAA
- a CDS encoding site-specific integrase, whose product MARKKNEMKAKEPVKLRFKKLSNANLSIYLDIYYKGKRYYEFLKLYLTPERFPEDRDKNRITLRLANSIKAQRIIDLQNEIYGVRMINGLGKKTLLEFLSELSTDKSAHGDKAYSLRLRSLANHLRDYMPQCLLKDIDTGFVKGFIAHLRKQPYLKSDFTIHGYYRLLNVTLNKAVKKGLILSNPCGSLDTDEKPHKPTSLRTYLTLEELKRLIRTDCVCPEVKKAFLFCCFCGLRISDLTALRWEDMQKEGNDKFRLQIIQRKTKEAIYLPLSEEAIKYLPARENENDNDRLGLIFHLPSLTIICQVLKGWTLAAGIKNKKVTFHVSRHTFATLSLALGIDLYTVCKLLGHKNIISTQVYAKIIDASKRQAIDRFNGVLDA is encoded by the coding sequence ATGGCAAGAAAAAAGAATGAGATGAAAGCGAAAGAGCCCGTAAAGCTCCGGTTCAAGAAACTGTCGAACGCAAACCTGTCCATATATCTGGACATCTATTACAAAGGGAAGAGGTATTATGAGTTCCTCAAGCTCTACCTCACCCCGGAACGTTTCCCTGAAGACCGTGATAAGAACCGGATCACTTTGCGCTTGGCCAATAGTATCAAGGCACAACGGATCATTGATCTTCAGAACGAGATTTACGGTGTCCGTATGATAAACGGGCTCGGGAAAAAAACACTTTTAGAATTCCTCTCGGAATTGTCCACCGATAAATCTGCGCATGGCGACAAAGCCTATTCTCTACGATTAAGAAGTCTGGCCAATCATCTTAGAGACTATATGCCGCAATGCCTGCTTAAGGACATAGATACCGGTTTCGTGAAAGGTTTCATCGCTCACTTGCGTAAACAACCCTACCTCAAAAGCGACTTCACGATTCACGGTTATTACCGGCTCCTGAATGTCACACTCAATAAGGCGGTCAAAAAAGGACTGATCCTCTCGAATCCTTGTGGTTCGCTGGATACAGACGAAAAACCCCACAAACCTACCAGCCTGCGTACTTATTTGACCCTAGAGGAACTAAAGAGGTTAATCCGGACAGATTGCGTATGCCCAGAGGTAAAAAAGGCTTTTCTGTTCTGCTGTTTCTGCGGACTCCGGATCAGCGACTTGACCGCTCTTAGATGGGAAGATATGCAAAAAGAAGGAAATGATAAATTCCGTTTACAAATCATACAAAGAAAGACGAAAGAGGCTATTTATCTCCCATTGTCCGAGGAAGCGATAAAATACCTTCCCGCAAGGGAGAATGAGAATGACAATGACAGGCTCGGCTTGATATTCCATCTACCTAGCCTCACGATTATATGTCAGGTATTAAAAGGCTGGACTTTAGCCGCCGGCATCAAGAACAAGAAAGTGACCTTTCACGTAAGCCGCCATACTTTCGCCACTCTTTCACTAGCTCTTGGCATTGACTTGTATACAGTATGTAAATTACTAGGACACAAGAACATCATCTCCACACAAGTATACGCGAAAATCATCGATGCTAGTAAAAGACAGGCAATAGACCGGTTTAATGGCGTATTAGACGCATGA